Genomic segment of Eleutherodactylus coqui strain aEleCoq1 chromosome 1, aEleCoq1.hap1, whole genome shotgun sequence:
aTAATGGTCTCTAATATAGTGACCATTCAGCGCATGTACCTACAACAATATGTGATAGATTGCAGTTATATATTCACACCAAAAGTGAAATCTCCTTACTTTGGATTTCCGGGTACTTCATCATTAGTAGAAGGCTCCATCTCAGTGTACTAGCAGTTGTTTCCATGCCAGCCACAAACAAGTCCCTTACAAGAGATATTAAGTTTTTATCATGGAAATATCTCTCTGGATTTGGTTTCTCCTGAAATGCACAAAATATGGAATATTGGGGCacattatggaaacagtgtagggGGTAAAAAAGGAAACTGGATCAAAGTAACTCTCTAACATTATATCACTGAGCTATTCTGAGGCTGCTTTTTTCAGTGGCATATCAACCAAAACTCACCACTAGCATAAAGGGTAAGTTTTGTATTTATGTAATAGAAATCCTATTATGGATAACTAAATTGCATTAATAATTCAATATGTTTTCCCCTTAAAAaatgtaagccaaaccagagtttAAATAACCCAGTAAAATTAACCAACACATCAGTGCACAGTAAGCTTTGGGTTAGATGGGTAAGAGGTTGGGGATGTGGGTTGGGGGTTGGGtgtacagtttctccttgtggagaatgTCAGATAGGTATAAGGAGGCAGTCTATGCAGTGCTCCTCTAGAACTTTTAATTCTCTTTACTCCCACCTAGTATCCTCCCAACCCCCATCAAAGTCCTCTTACCCAGCCAAACAGAAAACTTAAAGTATGCTGACTAGGGGCAACGACATTATGGATGAGACTCTTGTTTTGCTAATATTCTTAGTACTGTTGCAAATCCTGTTAGAAAGTCAAACATTGACTTATAGAAAAgctacctttcaataggtggcgctggagAAACATTCCTTTGCATAACAATTTTTCCAGAGGttcattgcatggcctataggtCTCCTTAGGACTACTTTGTATTCTCTACAAAGAGAAACACGACCCTTCCCTGTAGTCAGGGACACCTGCACCATGAAGTGTAAGGACCGCTCAGAGTTAGTCACAGGCTGTTCAATACAATAAGCAGCTAAAGAAAAACAAAGAAGTCTGCATCATTCCAGAAGGGAAGCCTCCTTACCTACCACGATCATCCCGTCTTAGAACCTCACCTGCTTCTGTTTGACCAGGAAACAATCTATAAGACTCCTCTGGTCATTGATATCCAGCTGATCCCTCTGCTTCATGAAGATCTCTCTAATAAATGAATGTATCTAAACTCTGTACAGGACTAAATACTAAACAGCCACCCTTCTCAATATAAGAGGGGTTTGTGAAAGTCTGTTTCATCAGTGTCCTTcacatatagcagtctggctgtctgcatgttgagggataatTGGTTTATGTTGCTGCCctcgtatcagtatatcagtaaggatatggccactttctgtgatttttttttttggtctgtttgatACTTCCCTTTCTACAATTTTAACTAATGtcagtgtagggacccacaataATCAGGGACCCATGATGTGAGCTTTGGGCTCACgtatttggccaaaatgtcaactaatacctcatTTATCAGCATTTATCCAGAACATGCAATTTGAACAGTataattcagtgtaaacagtcaacaattgagcgatgaacgataactcattaacttttcacagaggcagaaaaagtCTATAAGTAGTATTTCGCCCTTCACAGAAGTTTTCTGCTCTCCGTATCAAATGATGCGAATTGAGAGCAGTTACGCCTTAGGAGCAGGAATGGTCCTTTTGGAATGTCTCTCAAGGGCATATGGGTGGAAACTGTCCCAACGAAGCAAGTTGTTCGTTGCAGTGAGCTTACGATACAGGTTAGACGAGATTGAACTATCTGATTGTAACATTTAAGAACTCGATTGATGTATCACTCATCTCAGATGTGAATCTCAGATTGAGGTCATTATGGTTTATTTGCGTAACTAACTTGTGGAATTGTtttttattccctatccacaagatcAATATATCATCAATAAATATTACCCAGTGGAGAATGTGTCTGGACCAAAGACCATTATCTGTAGAGAATAAgaccctttcctcccaccagcacAGGTAAagattggcatacgatggggcacatggagtccccattgcagtccccctgagctggtggaagtacttaagtcgaaaatgaaaaaaaatgtatgcgtCAAGATAAAATTGGTCAAATTCAGAACAAATTTGTTATGCTCAGCCATGTGGGAACCTCTCTGCGATAGGTAGTGTTGAATCGCATTGAGGCCATCCTGGTGTAGAACAGAGCTATGCAGGGCTTCCACATCGAGGGTGGCAATCAGGGTCCCACTGTCGACAGTGATGTCTTGAATATCACAGTAGGTCCATTGTATCCCTTGCGTATGAGGGAAGGGCTGTTAGGAAGGGCCTCAAAATACTGTCTATGTACAGACTTTTGTGTAATGTTATTGATACCAAATATTATTGGTCTGCCCTTCAGAGGGTTGAGCCCCTTATGCACTTTAGGGAGAGCATAAAATGTTGCTGTTCTTTGGATGTTAATGGCCATGAAACTATATTCGGATTCATCAGTGCATCTACTCTCTTGCCTGGGTAAGAAGTTGTTTGAGTTCGGACAAATATTGTTGGGTCGGATCTGATTTTAGTCTAATATAGGCGTTTTTATCTTCTAGAATGCTAGTATACATCTGAACGTATTGTACTGTACCTAGCAAAACCACATTACCACCTTTGTCTGAAGGTTTAATAATTAAAGCATCATTGCTCTCCAATTCCTTAAGTGCAGAGAATTCGGATTTAGTCATTTGGGAAAAATGCAGGTTTCAGGCGTAAGTTTTAATGTCTCTCAGAACCAGCTTCTCAAATTAGTCTAGCTCGGGACAGCACAATGTTGGAGGAGATGATTTATTTGGCAATTTTAGGTCCGTAAATGAACCCGACCCGTGAACTTCCACCTCTAAAGGCACAAGAATACGTGCTGCCTGGAGATCTTCAGGTAGTAAGCTCAACTCTTGGGCTTGATTTCTATCCTTTTGAAGGAAACACATTTTCCAACGTAATTTTCtaatgaagagggagatgtccttcgcccagaTGAACGAACTGTGCCCTGTAgtgtatgtttttttgtttttttttaagttatcaaataaatttatattttaattcaagtctattctgtgaagggcatgATTCATTAACTTCGTGCAAACATGAAAATCATTATTGATTTGTTCACTAGTCATTCGGTTTAAGTGttgattgttcagtcattcttaTTCACTATTTCAGTGAGTGTACAACTGCATTATTTTCGAGTGAATGAGTGAACTATTTATCTGTACAAACCGGCTACACGAACGAACTGTCATCTGCTCGAAGCACTCTTACTTAGCAGGTGGTTCAGCCTTCATGTGTCTTGATTAGCAAATACTACTCAGCCTCATACACACATAGAATAAGCTTCAGAGTATGGAGACTCATTTACTACCTTTGTAGCATTTAAACATCTGCACTAAACAATTAGATTCCTCATTAATCTTCTCTTCTAGGCTTCTTTTCCCCATTCCAAAGTTACGTAATGTAGAAACAGCAAATTGTCTCATGATTTTCCAGTTGTTTAGATCAGTGAATCCAATACCTGAGAAAGAATAAAATTGTGAGTTTTTCATTTTCTACTTTATAAAAATTACATGTTAAAGAGCCCACAATGAATTACTGGGAAGCTGGTGATATTCAGCAAAGGTTTTTTTCAGGCATTTACTGATGACCTGCCCTCAAGATTgcagttgatcagcagggtccactgctcaggattccCGCCCATCAGCTGATCATACAGCCTCCTGCTAGTGTGGTGAAGCCAGGCATtatcaggggtcagagcagcgtccttttacacagaatgctaAAATACGCCAGACGTCACTTCATATATAGAGGTCGTCAAATCATAATCATTGCTTAAGCTCTCTCCTTATGTAGAGTCAGATGTGACAAGAAAGTTATGTGCCTTTTTGTGCAATTATATCCGTCATCATATACATCACATCATActttacattgtatcttttgtggCTTATTATATTTACAATTAACCCTCCCAAGGCCTTGCTCTAACCTATAACTATGGCACAAAAACTCCGATAACGATATTACAGTCCCCATTCCCCAACCCAAGCCAGGGATTTTCCATTAAATCGTACTGGAGGCTGTAGTACAATTACTTTAACAAACCTCTCTAAATGTTTTTTCAGGCAGtgctttcaatgagagctgtacctACAGTtaccagcgctggccactacacaggggtcagagtggtGTCTTACATTCCGACTCCAGTGTAACCAAGCATTGATAGCTggcgctgcctggataactcATTTAACCAACTGTTTTTGCCTTCTTTGGAATTAGCCCCATTTCAGTTTAAAATTACATTCATTAAAACCAAAGGAAAACTCAACTCCACTTAAGAAACAAAGTGTTGGTTCACATAAAACTAGGGATATCACTAGAAGCTCAAGTCACTAGACTGCAACTGACTTACTTTTGGCCATGTGCAAACTCATTAGAGAAGTCAATAATGTTGGGAATAACTAGTGGAAGCAGAAGAAAGTCCCAACAAAGTATATACTGGCTCAACACCATCAAAACGGATGCCAATATGTGCATCAAACAGCTAAAAGAAGCAGTGCTTGACAGGGAAGCATAGAGAATGTTCGCCTATCAAGTCACCGAGagtcagacaagtctcaatggatAGATTGATTGAGGAGTCCCCTTTCAATGGCAAATATGGTTCCTTTATAAAAGCAAAATCCAATGAAACCCAAGAaaagctcatctctacttatgttaTCTGTATAACCAGAGGCATAAAATGTTCCAGGACATCACACAGAAATGTTACCATATCCTCTTGTTGCATCCATAAAAGCTGGCGGCATTGGTCTGTCCAAGAACTCCTCTGCGTGGTTGACAAGAGCTTCTTTCACCGTGTCATATCCGCACAGCACCACCATCTTCTCAACGCCTATCTTTATACTGAACACTGGGCCATACTTCTTAGCAAGCTGCAAAATGCAAACCATAATAAGAGTATAAAGCGTCTCATTAGATATGACTTTCCCGAGCCTCCATCGCAGTACACAgaaggagcatttttttttttgcacattcacCCCCCAACTTGCTTGATTTTTTCCTGCTGCCAAATGGGACATTTCTAAAACAAGTCTGTGTACTTTGGATATGAAGTCCACTGTAAAGCAGACAGGAGTTCCTCTCACCACTTCAGTACAGGCAGCTACAAGTACATCAGCTAGACCACAGAAGGGTataatttatttgtatttttatcaAAAGCAGTGTTAGTAAATTTTGGGGGCATCCTCATGGAAAATGAGGTAGAATTACAATTATTTCTTGTTTTCGAATTCAGATGCTGGAGCGTATGAAAGAACTCAAATAGTCGTCACCAGAAACTGGGTCACTAGACATCTGAATACCGCACTCAGAATACACTAAGGAAAGCTGCAGGAAGAGAAATAGACACATTCTAGAATTACTTCGTGCCTTTATTTACCTAAGAGGACATTGTTGTACATGTAGAACAATAGTAAGGTGGTGCTAGATTGTCAGGCATGATGTGGATGAGATGTAAATCTAATACTGTTTAAGGATTTAAACTGGTTAAACTTCAAGATGTCTTTTGAGAAGTCCTAAAGATACATATAAGATGACCGGTACAAGTTCCTTCCTAGTATTATATTCATGCTAGATAGTCAAGCAAGTAATCTAGTTTGAGCTAAATCAGCCAACTGCTGGATTATCTGAAGTAAGAACATCTTGGTAGATATCTCCAGGCTGGGAATGTATCAATAAACCATGAAGAAGCTATAGATGTCATTGATCTTTGGAGCGTACCTCTTGAAATGATAAGTGAGGCTTTTGCACATTCAAGTTGAGAATATTTCCGATTATCGGCAAGGGCTTTGGACCAGGAGGATAATTCGGATGAACATTTTCCTTCTTATTGTAGAAGATGGCTGCTAAGAGAATACATATTACAATGGACAAAAGAACTGTGACTGGATCGAGGGGCAACATGTCTTCAGCAGAACCTgtggtggggaggaaaaaaaaaattaaggattaaagttaccacctaaTATACATGaaggtatggtggctcagttagcACTGCTACATTGCAGTCCCAGAattataggttcaaatctgacccagTGCaatatctggatggagtttttttaaattcatgcAGCTGTTACTGGTGATGGGAGTTGAAAGGAAGCATTGCTAAAAACTGAGCCACATTCAAAAACACACACAATTTGTAAAACAATTATCTTGCTCTTTTTTGCTAAAAGTTGGTCCAGATGACCAGATCTCATTTTGTAAAAATCTTCAGAATTTTAATCGCCCTGCTGCTAACGATGAGCAACAGTGCCTTTTgatcatgtgatttttttattctaaattGCCAATTCAGATGTAGCTTTCATTCCATATGCTACATTAGTGGTAAACAGACGCTCAATGAGCAACAAACCATTCCATACATGTACATATATTCTACTTATTTATTTCTTAAGCTTTTTAGAAAGTCCTGGCAATTGCCACTTTCAGTGAATAGAATTTATTTGAAAACCAATGGATAATGAATAACCCTTGGACAGACTGATGGTTTTCCACTGCTAGCTCTGTTATCAGAAAGTGTTAATGCTTCATATAGAAGAGTTGATATCATCGATATCATAGTAGTCACCATCGCTCTAAACATGAAAGATGTGGAACGCAACTCCAAGTAGAACATCAAATGTATGCCAAGAACATGTTTTACCTGAATTCTCAGTAATTCATGCATGGAATAGTCTATGTTTTCATGAACAATTTGCTTTACCTAATAAGGTTGCATCCAGTAAAAATGGACGATATGGAGAACCGCCTGCGCAGATGCAACCTCAGATTTATAGGATTGCCGGAGAGCGCTGAGGGCAGAGATCCCTGCGACTTCCTGGAATCGCTCCTCAAGCAGGAGTATGGCCCCAGCTCTCTGTCCCCCCTATTTTGTTTTGAGAGGGCTCACCGCATCCCATCAAGGGCCCCGCCGCCCGGGGTgacccctttccccctcccccctcccccgccctaCCTTCCTTTCCACCccccctcctttctcctccctctcttctccccttcTTCCCTACCCCCTCTCCCTCCATCTTAGACAAGAAGGTCGGCAGCTGAAGACAATGAAACTGCAAAGTGATGTGGACTGTGATAAAGCTACTATTTTCTTCAGACTGAGGGCTCGGCTAGTCTGGGGGCCTGGGAGCCACCCGCGGCCCCCACTGGGTACCTATAGTCCACACTGGCGCAGCCCACATTTGCATAACCCTGTCTCTGTTCCTTCACAGGGAGATTCCATTTTCATGTCTGTAACTGCTGTTACTGTTTAACACCTTTTTTTCTGTTATAGTTTGTTGGTGACTCTCTTGGGGCCAGGCTTTACGCCCCCTACAAGTTGTGAGTTATGGGATCGAAACCGGTCCAAAGttcggggggggggatgggaaggGAGGGATAGGTTTGGGGTGGGCAAATGTGAACAGATTTTGGTTTGCACTGTAACTtttatttgttgttgtttttggcgCGACTCTTTTTCGGATACTTTACGAGGAACTTTTGGGAACGATAACCAGCCCCTTGAAAATGGCTAGTATATACTTAAAACTGGTCTCCTGCGAACATCAGGGGCCTAAACTCTAAAATTAAAAGAGCATTGGTTTTTGACTTCCTTAAAACTCACTCCCCTCACATAATATTACTCCAAGAAAGACACCTTAGAGGCTCGAGGATGCTGGCGCTTAAGCGAGCAACAATAGGCTCAGCGTATCACGCGACTTACTCAAATTATGCTAGGGGAGTCAGCATACTGGTAGCCAAATCGGCCCAGTTTGCCTTCCGCCAAATACACATAGACCCTGGGGGATGCATTTAAAGCCTtcaccaggggatcctttacctCGGCCATCGCCGAGCATAGAAGATCCCTGGGAGCCAGCCGTCTGGACCTGGAACGCCGCCTTGACATAGCAGAGGTAAGACACATAGCGGACCCCTCCCCGGAAACTACTACAACTCTGAGTGCCCTGCGGCGGGAATACAAATTACTGCTGGTAGAATATACCAAAAAGAAACTTCTGTACTCCCGCCACCGGATCtttgatcagggagacaagaaTGGCCACTTGCTGGCCTATCTGGCTAGAGAGGATCAGACACTGCCACCAATTACAGCAGTGAGAGATCGCACGGGTACTCTATTAAATGACCCCAAACTAATCAATCAAACGTTCGCCCAATTCTACAGGGACTTGTACACCTCCAAACTAAGTTGCACTGAAGCGCAGCTTCTGGAGTATCTGGATGACATCTCCTTCCCTTCACTAAGCAGAGACAGCGCGGCCCACCTGGATAGAGATCTGAGCATAGCGGAAATAACGGAGGCGATTAAGTCACTTCCCAATGGGAAGTCACCAGGCGTGGACGGGCTCCCTGGggaatggtacaaaaaaaaaaataaaaatgtggaaaCCCTGGCCCCTCGACTTCTAACATTATATAACTCTATTTTGCGGGAGGGGGCACTACcggacacaatgcgtaaagcCCTAATAATGACCCCTAAAACCGGAAAAGATCCCACGGACTGCGGCTCTTGCCGTCCCATTTCCCTCCTCAACAACGACGTAAAAGTAATTGCAAAAATATTGGCGACGCGTATAAACTCGGTACTGAGCAAGATCATACATGCTGACCAGTTCGGCTTCATGCCCGGCAAaagcacggacatgaacctgaggagACTCTTTAACCACCTATCGTGCAAACATACTAACTGCGGGAAGCGCACTTTGGTATTTATagatcaggcaaaggccttcaactcagtagagtggaagtacctgtgggcggtgatgcggcggttcggattcgggccaacttttattaaatggatcGAGATTCTATACGACTCCCCGGTGGCTAACATTAAGACCAATatacatgtttctgcccagttctcCTTGAGTAGGGGCACAAGACAGGGCTACCCTTTGTCCCCCGCCCTGTTCGCCCTCGTCATAGAGCCTCTAGCGATCAAAATCCGAACGTCACCAACAGTAAAGGGATTTAAATTGAACAATTACGAAGAGCTCATAGCGCTCTATGCAGACACCCTCCTTTTTCTTCAAGACCCGGAGGCGTCTCTGGAGGCGGCGCTGACTATATTTGGCGCATTTGGCACGCACTCTGGCAttaaggtcaactgggacaagaccCATCTACTGGCGGTGGACCCTGCGGCTGCTGAGCTCCCCCTGCTCGCCATGCTGAGTTGGACAACCCAGACCACTTACTTGGGCATAAAGGTCTCAGCGGAACTATCCGCCTTCTACAATTCCAACCTGGTCCCTCTTCTGGGCTGGGGAGGTGGCGACACGCTGGGCGTCTCCCACTCacgctggtgggcagaataaacctgcttAAAATGAAACTGCTACCAAAATTTCTGTATGTACTGCACAATTCCCCTACATTAGTCCCCCAAAAATTCTTTACTATGCTCCGCGGGATCGTGCTGCGTATACTGTGGAGGGGCACCACACCCAGGATCAAAttggagaccctgtgcctctcgtcgagtgtgtgtgtgggtggggggggggggggggggggctggccctACCACATTTCTATTACTACTACCTGGCCAGCCAACTGGTATACGCGGGATGGTGGCTATCTTCGTCAGATTACAACCCGGTAGTGGGCCTTGAACGTATAATGGTGGACCCTGCCCAGAACCTATGGGGGCTGCTgctgagcggcccctcatcctcGGTTACCCCTCTGCCCACTCCCATGCTGGTGACACTAGAGGCTTGGCAACGGGTCACGAGACTGTCCACTGCAGAAGAGAATGCGagatccccacacactcccctctggaataaccccaaactgccacacttccagcgcttCCCAGAGTCTGCCTTCTGGAGACGTTGGGGCGTCAATGTCCTTTCGGACATAGTCAGCGAGGGCACGCTTAGCACCTTTCTGCAGCTGCGGATAGCCCACGGCCTGCCCGAAAATTCCTACTTTAGATACTACCAACTGCGAGGGGTGGCCAGGGCGCAATTTGGGGGTCTATCCATCCCACTATCTATGACACGACTGGAGAGCCTGGCACGGATGTGCAACCTGGTCAGGCCACTTCTATGCCCATATAGTGCAGCACCTGGCCCCGCTGGGCGAGAGGGCCGTGCAGAGATGGGAGGGGGGACATCCCTGACCTGACCtcaggggaggatgaggatatatTGGGTGGATCCGGTCCCCCCCTGGTAAGCACTAGAGACAGGCTCATTCAAATCAAGTTCCTGCACCGCATATATTATACCCCTTCCAGGCTGTGTACTATGGGATTGCTCCCTACTGCAACGTGCCTGCAATGTCTGGCGGCGGATGGGACGATCATACACGTGTTCTGGGAGTGCGCGGTCCTACAGGACTACTGGAGAGATGTGCTTGTCTTTATGGAAACGCATCTAGGGGCtccgaggatcatgcatcctggaacatgcctctttgggcttgtgggAGACCTGCCGGTGGCTGCAGCAACACTTACACTGTACAAGCTGCTACTTTTCTATGCAAAAAAGTGATCCTACTCAACTGGAAACACCCCGGGAGACCGACCAGGAGTGCATGGGTCTGACTGGTCAACTCCGAAATCCCTATGTACAAACTGACAtacatggcca
This window contains:
- the LOC136620714 gene encoding cytochrome P450 2C50-like, with the translated sequence MLPLDPVTVLLSIVICILLAAIFYNKKENVHPNYPPGPKPLPIIGNILNLNVQKPHLSFQELAKKYGPVFSIKIGVEKMVVLCGYDTVKEALVNHAEEFLDRPMPPAFMDATRGYGIGFTDLNNWKIMRQFAVSTLRNFGMGKRSLEEKINEESNCLVQMFKCYKGSK